In Reinekea thalattae, a genomic segment contains:
- a CDS encoding chloride channel protein: MTQPTLKRWQSKLLHSNSLALLSCFGILIGISTSLVIALFMVSIELVLSLLNDSHQAGFGSLAPLARASLPIAGAIILILLYRNTNSRYHDVGITHVIDRLQIGRGKIPLGNTLFQLVSAQIALASGFSMGKEGPAVHVGSGIASKLGRMMHRSPSQLRLLTGCGTAAAISAAFDTPLAGVMFAMEVVLMEYSLMGFIPIIAASVTAAVVTDFLIGGRSGLFAVDIVPAGLTETPFLLVTGIATGLVAAALHRLIKRLAAIDLVSRDSKLIIAGIMTGLLGMLVPQMMGLGYGVMESILNGEFALWYLIAILAAKLLATGIAVGLGVPAGIVAPSLVIGMATGAIAGAILPGSGSDSFYALIGMAGVMSALLHAPLAALTAVLELSLNAEMMFHTMVVVVLANLTCQAIFLQPSIFQTMLSLKGLQISTHPVRNALASRFLSEIAITKFVVIHDQMDTESIEQMLHVKKRLVIYRYAAESYLIPHKALKKQYEKWLHLDPDDDVNLYQYLSKVIPARSRISVLQQDASLLEGIKTLQNDDVVAIQVPIDAFRIGLVTRAKLSTELTSESELN; this comes from the coding sequence ATGACTCAACCAACACTAAAACGATGGCAATCAAAACTTTTACATAGCAATAGCTTAGCGTTGCTGTCTTGTTTTGGCATTCTCATTGGTATTTCTACCAGCTTAGTGATTGCGCTTTTTATGGTTTCAATCGAGCTGGTATTGTCACTATTGAACGACAGTCATCAGGCTGGTTTTGGCAGCCTTGCACCTCTTGCCCGCGCCAGCTTACCAATCGCTGGCGCCATTATTCTCATCTTACTCTATCGCAATACAAATAGCAGGTACCACGACGTAGGCATTACACATGTCATTGACCGTCTGCAAATAGGTCGCGGTAAAATTCCATTAGGCAATACGCTTTTTCAGTTAGTGTCGGCACAGATCGCTTTGGCTTCTGGATTCAGTATGGGCAAAGAAGGGCCGGCTGTTCATGTCGGTTCTGGCATTGCCAGCAAGCTGGGGCGGATGATGCATCGCTCACCGAGTCAATTACGCTTGCTAACCGGTTGTGGCACGGCGGCGGCAATCTCTGCTGCTTTCGATACGCCCTTGGCTGGCGTCATGTTCGCCATGGAAGTGGTGCTTATGGAATACAGCCTGATGGGTTTTATCCCGATTATTGCAGCTTCCGTTACCGCTGCCGTTGTCACCGACTTTTTAATCGGCGGCCGCTCCGGCCTCTTTGCGGTCGACATCGTACCCGCAGGCCTCACCGAAACACCCTTTTTATTAGTAACTGGCATTGCCACAGGCTTAGTCGCCGCAGCACTGCATCGACTCATTAAACGGCTAGCCGCAATCGATCTGGTATCGCGCGATAGTAAGTTAATCATTGCAGGCATTATGACCGGCCTTTTAGGCATGCTTGTGCCACAAATGATGGGACTCGGTTATGGCGTGATGGAGAGCATCCTCAATGGCGAGTTTGCGCTCTGGTACCTTATTGCGATTTTAGCAGCCAAACTCTTGGCGACCGGCATTGCTGTTGGCTTAGGCGTCCCCGCTGGAATTGTAGCGCCGTCGTTAGTCATTGGCATGGCAACAGGCGCGATAGCCGGTGCCATTCTGCCAGGCTCGGGCAGTGATTCGTTCTACGCCCTCATTGGCATGGCTGGCGTGATGAGTGCTTTGCTACATGCGCCATTAGCCGCGTTAACCGCGGTACTAGAACTCTCGCTAAACGCAGAAATGATGTTTCATACCATGGTTGTTGTGGTACTGGCTAACCTAACCTGTCAGGCAATTTTTTTACAGCCATCGATCTTCCAGACCATGCTGTCGCTCAAAGGCTTACAAATTAGTACTCATCCAGTTAGAAATGCCTTAGCCAGTCGCTTTTTGTCTGAAATTGCGATCACCAAATTCGTGGTCATTCATGATCAGATGGATACAGAGTCGATCGAGCAAATGCTGCACGTTAAAAAGCGCTTGGTGATATACCGCTATGCGGCGGAAAGCTATTTAATCCCTCACAAAGCACTGAAAAAACAATATGAGAAATGGCTACATCTAGATCCAGACGACGACGTTAACCTGTATCAATATCTATCTAAGGTCATTCCTGCTCGCTCTCGAATTAGCGTTTTACAGCAAGATGCCTCCTTGCTGGAAGGTATTAAAACCTTGCAAAACGATGACGTGGTCGCCATTCAAGTGCCGATTGATGCATTCCGAATCGGCCTTGTAACTCGAGCCAAACTATCGACTGAATTGACCTCTGAAAGTGAACTGAACTAG
- the tyrS gene encoding tyrosine--tRNA ligase: protein MNLEQALAEIGRGTEEILLEDELAKKIASGKQLVVKAGFDPTAPDLHLGHTVLMNKMRQFQDMGHKVVFLIGDFTGLIGDPTGKSATRPPLTVDEIAANAQTYKEQVFKILDPDKTEIRFNSEWFGEKGADFMIKLAGKLSVARMLERDDFKKRFKANQSISIHEFLYPLVQGYDSVALEADIELGGTDQKFNLLMGRELQKGEGQEPQTVIMTPLLEGLDGEKKMSKSLGNYVGVSEAPGTMYQKIVSIPDSLMWRWYELLSFKSLDDIAQLKQSVDQGANPRDIKIELAKEIVARFHGEEAAANAHKGAGNIVVEGEVPEGTPEVIVELEGQEDLPIGALINKADLATNSAQAKDMLKNGRVKVEWQVVEPSLKLGPGKYLIQAGKKKIAWVTVQ, encoded by the coding sequence ATGAATCTGGAGCAAGCATTGGCTGAGATTGGCCGAGGCACAGAAGAAATTCTGTTAGAAGACGAGTTAGCTAAAAAAATAGCCTCTGGTAAACAGTTGGTGGTCAAGGCAGGGTTCGATCCAACTGCGCCTGATTTGCATCTGGGTCATACCGTGCTGATGAATAAGATGCGCCAGTTTCAGGATATGGGTCATAAGGTTGTGTTTTTGATCGGTGACTTCACTGGCTTAATTGGCGATCCAACAGGTAAAAGTGCAACTCGGCCGCCGCTGACTGTCGACGAAATTGCAGCAAATGCACAAACCTATAAAGAGCAGGTGTTTAAAATACTCGACCCAGATAAAACTGAAATCCGTTTTAACTCGGAGTGGTTTGGGGAAAAGGGTGCTGACTTTATGATTAAGTTGGCGGGTAAGTTGAGTGTTGCTCGGATGCTGGAGCGTGACGATTTCAAAAAGCGCTTCAAGGCGAATCAGTCAATTTCCATCCATGAATTTTTATATCCATTAGTGCAGGGCTATGACTCGGTAGCGCTAGAGGCAGATATTGAACTGGGTGGTACCGATCAAAAATTCAACCTGCTGATGGGGCGAGAGCTGCAAAAAGGTGAAGGGCAAGAGCCGCAAACGGTTATCATGACGCCGTTACTTGAAGGCTTGGATGGCGAGAAAAAAATGTCCAAGTCGCTGGGTAATTATGTTGGTGTATCCGAAGCGCCTGGCACGATGTACCAAAAAATTGTATCGATCCCAGATTCTTTGATGTGGCGTTGGTATGAATTATTGTCGTTTAAGTCGCTTGACGATATTGCGCAATTAAAACAGTCGGTCGATCAGGGTGCTAACCCTCGTGATATCAAAATAGAGTTGGCGAAAGAAATTGTCGCTCGATTCCATGGCGAAGAGGCGGCGGCCAATGCTCATAAAGGTGCGGGAAATATTGTAGTTGAAGGCGAGGTTCCTGAAGGAACGCCTGAAGTTATTGTAGAGCTTGAAGGCCAAGAAGATTTGCCTATTGGTGCATTGATTAATAAGGCTGACTTGGCGACAAATTCTGCGCAAGCAAAAGACATGCTTAAGAATGGTCGAGTGAAGGTAGAGTGGCAGGTTGTCGAGCCTTCTCTTAAGCTGGGCCCAGGTAAGTACTTAATTCAGGCAGGAAAAAAGAAAATTGCTTGGGTGACTGTGCAGTAA
- a CDS encoding peptidoglycan DD-metalloendopeptidase family protein, with product MHIIKKMLINYFKFHQSQNSKAIMNIESLFKFCPLPRAHFIAVIACSFLVLLVALWPSQGRSVIVEIRPTIEPDTNIELFDNNSTLQQISETVSPGDTISTLFERSGAGVTTLYSLLADETIKKPLEKIYPGQEFIFTFNNDSILKKINFNESNTVSYSIDIDNDKKATITRTERVPDIQTKYATATISSSLFLAGAEAGLTDNMIMQVANVFGWDIDFALDIREGDQFSLLYEENYLDGKKLSDGQILAAKFINNGRQYTALRYTDASGHTDYYSPDGKSMRKAFLRTPLDVFRISSSFNPSRMHPVLNRIVAHKGTDYAAPTGTPIKASGDGKVIKAYTSATYGNVVVLQHGESISTLYAHMSKFSKYARVGKRVKQGQIIGYVGTTGRSNGPHLHYEFRVNGVHKNPQTVKLPTAKPLNSEYLADFNAYAENLSGQLEVYDSAYAAGLTNLNEAN from the coding sequence TTGCACATTATTAAAAAAATGCTGATAAACTACTTTAAGTTTCATCAGTCACAGAACAGTAAAGCCATCATGAACATCGAGTCACTCTTTAAGTTTTGCCCTTTGCCACGCGCTCACTTCATTGCCGTCATAGCCTGCTCTTTCTTAGTGCTGTTGGTTGCTCTTTGGCCTAGCCAAGGTCGATCGGTTATTGTCGAAATACGACCGACTATCGAGCCGGACACAAATATTGAGTTGTTCGACAACAATTCAACCTTACAACAAATTTCAGAGACTGTATCACCTGGCGATACAATCTCAACGCTATTCGAACGCTCAGGCGCTGGCGTCACAACTTTATATAGTTTGCTCGCTGATGAGACCATTAAAAAGCCGCTGGAAAAAATCTATCCAGGACAAGAATTCATCTTCACCTTCAACAATGACTCTATATTGAAAAAGATTAACTTCAACGAGTCAAACACTGTCTCCTATAGCATTGATATCGATAACGATAAGAAAGCGACCATTACTCGCACAGAGCGAGTGCCCGACATCCAAACAAAATATGCCACTGCGACAATCAGCAGCTCACTATTTTTAGCCGGTGCCGAGGCAGGCTTGACCGACAATATGATCATGCAGGTCGCTAATGTATTTGGCTGGGACATCGACTTTGCATTAGACATTCGCGAAGGCGACCAATTTTCATTGCTGTACGAAGAAAACTATCTTGATGGTAAAAAGCTGAGCGACGGCCAAATCTTGGCGGCAAAGTTCATCAATAACGGCAGACAGTACACCGCCCTTCGCTACACCGATGCTAGCGGCCATACTGACTATTACTCACCTGACGGCAAAAGCATGCGCAAAGCATTCCTACGAACGCCGCTAGATGTATTCCGAATCTCTTCTAGTTTTAACCCAAGCCGCATGCACCCAGTACTTAACCGTATTGTCGCGCACAAAGGTACCGATTACGCAGCACCAACAGGAACGCCAATTAAAGCCTCTGGCGATGGTAAGGTTATTAAAGCCTACACCTCGGCAACTTACGGCAACGTTGTTGTATTGCAGCATGGCGAAAGCATTTCTACTCTCTACGCCCACATGAGTAAATTCTCTAAATACGCTCGTGTCGGCAAGCGTGTAAAACAGGGTCAGATTATCGGCTATGTTGGCACCACTGGTCGCTCGAATGGACCGCACCTACATTATGAATTCCGTGTTAATGGCGTTCATAAAAACCCTCAAACGGTTAAGTTACCAACGGCGAAACCGCTTAATTCTGAATATTTAGCAGACTTTAACGCTTACGCAGAAAACCTATCTGGCCAGCTTGAAGTCTATGATTCAGCCTATGCAGCAGGCCTCACCAACCTCAACGAAGCCAACTAG
- a CDS encoding DUF6776 family protein encodes MAKVKGPAQIEYTAVPHRPLQQVVVRMTVVILVFAAICAAYLYGSYVSVRHEQRLLNEVSTLRQLLDNNAERERELRQQVAVLENSAFVDKGAVNDVRNSNRELTDRIAELEKDIALYQGIMSPSDNTTGLTIQEVSVASTAQPGRYRFKVMLTQVGNNSRYLRGFVGINIMGVQDGEITAYPLKDLSENINDIDIKFRYRYFQEFQGELVLPENFTPDQLQVVAQSVGTKSARLEQSYGWSDLENAKNVGQ; translated from the coding sequence ATGGCAAAAGTTAAAGGGCCTGCGCAGATAGAATATACCGCAGTTCCGCATCGTCCTTTGCAGCAAGTTGTAGTTAGGATGACGGTGGTTATTTTAGTGTTCGCTGCGATTTGTGCAGCATATTTGTACGGTAGTTATGTCAGTGTACGTCACGAGCAAAGACTACTTAACGAGGTTTCTACTTTACGCCAGTTATTAGATAATAACGCCGAGCGAGAGCGAGAATTAAGACAACAGGTGGCAGTATTAGAAAATTCTGCTTTTGTTGATAAAGGTGCGGTCAATGATGTTCGCAACTCAAACCGTGAACTGACCGATAGAATTGCAGAATTAGAGAAAGACATTGCTTTGTATCAGGGCATAATGTCACCTTCTGACAATACAACTGGTCTGACCATACAAGAAGTATCAGTTGCCAGTACTGCGCAACCGGGTCGTTACCGCTTTAAAGTGATGTTGACTCAGGTGGGTAATAACTCACGATACTTGAGAGGTTTTGTTGGTATCAACATTATGGGTGTACAGGACGGGGAGATTACCGCCTACCCATTGAAAGACCTTTCGGAGAATATAAATGATATCGATATCAAGTTTAGATATCGTTATTTTCAGGAATTCCAGGGAGAGCTAGTTCTTCCTGAGAACTTTACGCCTGATCAACTACAGGTTGTGGCTCAATCGGTGGGTACAAAGTCTGCTCGATTAGAACAATCTTATGGTTGGTCAGATTTGGAGAATGCTAAAAATGTGGGGCAGTGA
- the erpA gene encoding iron-sulfur cluster insertion protein ErpA, with translation MTDAIVDVADPINISEAAIEKVRALVAEEGNDDLMLRVFVTGGGCAGFQYGFTFDDSIAEDDSLITKNDVRFLIDSLSVQYLGGSTVDYTQGLDGSRFVIHNPSASTTCGCGSSFAI, from the coding sequence ATGACTGACGCCATTGTTGATGTTGCCGATCCAATAAACATTTCTGAGGCCGCCATCGAAAAAGTTCGAGCGCTGGTGGCAGAAGAAGGTAATGATGATTTAATGTTGCGCGTCTTTGTAACCGGAGGGGGCTGTGCTGGTTTTCAGTATGGCTTTACCTTTGACGACAGCATCGCCGAAGATGACTCCTTAATTACAAAGAACGATGTCAGATTTTTGATTGACTCATTAAGTGTGCAGTATTTGGGCGGTTCCACGGTTGATTACACGCAGGGTTTGGACGGCAGTCGATTTGTCATTCATAACCCTTCCGCGAGTACGACGTGTGGCTGTGGGTCGTCTTTTGCAATTTAA
- a CDS encoding DsrE family protein, with protein sequence MQFKRLASFALLASLTAAGVNAETLVQGDVELDSPPYVAQIQAHTDEELTQILTRISNLYDSGQSYPQSQPVALVLHGDEAALFLRQNYQMNKDIVDLAARLDAFNAIDIQVCETWMRYSSVPRAELPAFVDTVPYGPDQEASLLEQGYEYF encoded by the coding sequence TTGCAATTTAAGCGTTTAGCCTCATTTGCGCTGTTAGCCAGTTTAACGGCGGCTGGCGTGAATGCAGAAACGCTGGTTCAAGGTGATGTTGAACTCGACTCGCCTCCTTATGTTGCGCAAATTCAGGCGCACACCGATGAAGAGCTGACACAAATCCTCACTCGGATTAGTAATCTTTATGACAGCGGTCAGTCCTACCCACAAAGCCAGCCGGTTGCTTTAGTACTACATGGCGACGAGGCTGCACTCTTTTTACGTCAAAATTATCAGATGAATAAAGATATCGTAGATTTGGCAGCGCGACTCGATGCCTTTAATGCGATTGATATACAGGTCTGTGAAACATGGATGCGTTATTCGTCAGTACCAAGAGCAGAACTGCCAGCTTTTGTTGATACCGTGCCTTATGGTCCAGATCAAGAAGCGAGTTTGCTTGAACAGGGTTACGAATACTTTTAA
- a CDS encoding bactofilin family protein, which produces MSKNITLITEKAEILGDIRISEALHIEGTVRGNILADPDSNAEVTVGAKGMLEGEIRAPRIVINGEVKGDVYSSEHLTLNKNGLVSGDVHYVMMEMVMGSKVNGKLLHVATEGGKKAAKKPALENVATVAPVAPASKS; this is translated from the coding sequence GTGAGTAAAAATATAACATTGATTACAGAAAAGGCGGAAATCTTAGGTGATATCCGTATCTCAGAAGCGTTGCATATTGAAGGTACTGTTCGAGGCAATATTTTAGCCGATCCAGACAGCAACGCAGAAGTCACCGTAGGTGCTAAAGGCATGCTTGAAGGTGAAATTCGTGCCCCACGCATTGTCATCAATGGCGAAGTTAAAGGCGATGTGTATTCATCAGAGCACCTTACATTGAACAAAAATGGCCTAGTTTCTGGTGACGTTCATTACGTCATGATGGAAATGGTTATGGGTTCAAAGGTAAATGGTAAGTTGCTTCACGTAGCCACCGAAGGCGGTAAAAAAGCCGCTAAAAAGCCTGCATTAGAAAATGTGGCGACGGTTGCACCTGTCGCACCAGCGAGTAAATCTTAA